In Brevibacterium pigmentatum, the sequence GATGACGCGGTGACCGTGGACATCGGCGGGAGGCGGGAGACGATCGCTGCCGCGCTCGCCGCGGCCGTATATCTGGATGCGGCCGCGGCGAGGTGACGGGCGGGACCGGAGTCTCGCGTTCGCCGCGCTGGGTCAGGCAGTCTCGCCTTCGCCGCGTGTGCGCGGGCGGGGGAACTTCGGTTCGGCACGCAGCAGGGTCAGCGCTGTGGCCGCGTGGGCGTCGAAGCCTTCGGCGAGGAAGAGCTTCGGCCAGTCGCCCCAGAGTTCGGATTCATACGGGGTGCCGGGCAGGTAGGTTCCGTGCCTGTTCTGTCGATGCCACGGGTGGGACCGGAACGCCGTCTTCGGAATGGTTCGCAGCGTTTCGAACAGGGTCTGATAGAGCACCGGTGTGAAGCCATCGCTGCGCGCGGCATCGGCCGTGCTCACCCAGCCGGGTCCGGCAATCGGGATGCCCCGTTTGATCGCCGAGCTCATCTGGGCTTTGATGCCGGCACGCTGCGGGTCGGGGGAGTGGTGGAGGAGCACCTTCGACCAGTGCAGGGCCTCCTCGGGGTCGAAACCCGGCCACTGTTCAGCGGCCCTGCGGCGGTTCTCGGCGTCGTTGTGGGAGCCGGCGGAGTCGTTGTCGAAGTCTGCGGACATGGCACACCGTCCTTCTCGGGCGCGCTTCGGCAGCGCTGACCCGGATCGAAGCTTGCCCGAACGGTTGACACGGGCCCGTTCTTCCCCTGGGGCACCCGGTCGATGACGGGTTGCCGTGTGGCCGGCCAGGTACCGATGGCCACAACTCGCGAACGTGATTTCAGTGTAGACGGAGGGTCTGACATGACCTGTGTGGTGGCGATTTCTGCGGGTGCGCCGCGGAGGAATCTAGACGAGTCCTTCCTCGTCGGCGTCGGCCGCCGATGACCAGAATCGGGGGTCGTGGTCCTCGACTGTTTCTCCGCAGTCGACACAGGTGCGGAACTCGATTGTCCCGTCGGCGCTGAGTCGACCCGGTGTCAGGCTGCTGCTCTCTTCGCAGCCGGGACACCATCCATTGATGAAGCGTCTGATGTGAGTGCCGTGGTTCTTGTCCATTCCGGCTCACCTCTCGACCGAATGCGCTCTCGCTGCTTTCAGTCTACGAGCGCCGGCAGTCGGCGAAGATGAACTTCCGGAGAAGATGACCGCGTCCCGGTCCGACGGGGAGACGTCGGACCGGCGCACTGGACTCTCACCTGCGCGGCAGATTCCACCTCGGCTGGGGCTGCTGCGGCTTCTGATGTTGGTTCATGAAACCGCGTTCGGCCTGCAGATGGCCCTTGTCATGGCTCTTCGCCTTGGAATCGGCGCCCGGGATGGATGCCTGGAGCTTCTCGTTCGCCTTCTGCGCACCGACGATGGGCATCTCCCCGGTGATCAACGGTGTCTGAGGGGCCGCCTCGGTGATGGGGTTCTGTTTGGGTGCCTTGCTGTTTCGCATGGTCTTTCCCTTCTTCGCATTCTTCGGTTGTTTCGCGGTCTTCGCGTTCGTCCGGTCGCCGAAGTTCTTCTGGTCGGATTCGGCGGCCAGTTCGGTGAACAGTCCGGTCCACTGGTCGGGGGTGAGGTCTTTGGGCAAGGTGTCTCCTCGGATGCCATTGCGGTCCATGGTCGATTGCAGAGTGCGGTGATCGGTGATGCTCATCTTCGAGAGGATTCCTTTCATTCCTCGCCCGCGACCGGTGAAGACCGAACGGACGAACTGTTGATAATCGGATCGAGCCTTGGCCGAGATCGATCCAGTGGGACAGCGATCGATGGTGAGGATGCCGCCATCGACGCTGGGCTTCGGGGTGAACGCATCGGCGGGGACGCGTGTGACGAGGCGGAAGTCGAACCACGGGGCCCATTGCGCGGTCATCATGGTCGAACCGCCGATTCCTGCGCGTTTGCGGGCCACCTCCCATTGGGTGAGCAGGATCGCCCGCTGCCAGCGTCCGGAACGCAGCAGCCTGCGGAGGATGGGAGTGGTGAGATGGAACGGCAGATTGCCGACGATGACCGGCCGGTCGAGCCGGGTGGTCAGGATGTCGGCGTGCCGGACCTCGGCCCGCGGGTATGTGTCTTCAAGGTGATCCAACCTCGTTTCGTCGATCTCGACGAGTGTGAGCTCTCGTCCGAGCCGGTAGAGCTCGGCGGTCACTGCCCCGTCGCCGGGACCGATCTCCATGATCGGTCCGGAGGTGGAACGAGTCAGGCTCGCAATCGTTGAAATGGTGGTGGGTGAGCGCAGAAAATTCTGGCCGAGTTCGTGCCGCCCGCCGTGCGTCGACCGTGAGGTCGAACGCTGATGAGTCGAACGGCTTCGTGAGTTCTGGGGTCGCAATGGGATGTGCTCCAAAAAGACGATGGAGGCACCCGAGGCAGCGCAATGATGGTGAGTCAGATCGATTCGCGATGACCCGCTCGATCGTGGTGATCGACGTGGTCAGATAATCGGAAAGGGATCAGCCGATTGCCGCATCGCCCGGATGCCGAGGGCTCTCCGGGAGGACAACGCGCTTGCAGAGCAGATCAGGGTGACCGTCGTCGGTCAGCCGATCGCAGAAGAATTCGTCAGGCGCGCTGTCAGGCGCTGCGGTGACGAATGTAGAAGCAAGGCGCAGTCACTGCGCTGCTGTTCAATGTACCCATGTCGAACAAGATAGCACAGGGGGCTTTGCCGAGACCAGGGCTCGGATGGAAAACGCCCCGCCGACTTCGCGTGGAAGTCGGCGGGGCGGAAGGTCGGATCCGTTCGGAATGATGTCTCGAACGTGGTCCGGTGAACACCTGTGGGCGTTCGTGTCAGCGGGTCAGCCCATCAGGGTGCGCAGAGCGATGACGCCGACCGAACCGATGACAGCGGCGGCCGGAAGGGTGATGATCCACGCCAGCGCGATCGGCTTCATGAGCTTCCAGTTCGCCGAGCGGTTGACCAGTCCGACACCGATGATCGCACCGATGAGGATGTGCGTCGACGACACCGGCAGGCCACTCACCGAGGCGGCCATGACGATTCCCGCAGCCGCGAGCTCGGCGGCGAAGCCGGAAGCCGGGTGGATCTCGGTGAGGTTCGTGCCGACGGTTGCGATGACCTTGCGGCCGATGAACCAGAGACCGACGATGAGGGCGATGCCGCAGGTGAGCATGGCCGCGAACGGCACGGTCGCCTCGCCGCTGATGCTGCCGGTGCGGAGCACATCGAGGACGGCGGCGAAGGGGCCGACGGCGTTGGCGATGTCGTTCGAGCCGTGGCTGAAGGCAAACGCGGAGGCCGTGAACACCTGCATCCAGGAGAACAGGATGTAGGTTGCGCGGGGAACCGTCTGCTTGCGCAGGGTCTTGGCGAAGACGAACACAGCCAGCCACACGGCCGCGCCGATCATCGCCATGATGAGCAGACCGCCGACAGTGGTCACGCTCATGTCGAGGTTCTTCAGACCCTTGAACAGCAGCATCGCGGTGATGATGACCGCGCCGGCGGAGGCGATGAGGGGAACCCAGCGCTGCAGGGCCGAATGCGTACCGATCGAACCTTCGCCGGTGGGGGCATCCTCGGTGGCGGCGTCGATCTGTGCATCGACGGATCCCTCAGCAGCGGAGACCGGGGCGAGCATGTGCGGCTTCAGCGTGTGCGACAGTGCCTTGCCGAGTACGTACTTCTTGATCACGCCGTAGATGACGAAAGCGGCGAGTCCACCGAGGGCGGGGGACAGCACCCAGGAGATCGCGATCTGACCGACCTCGGACCACTGCACCATGGCGAGTCCGCCGCTGCCGGTGACGAAGCCGATCGTCAGAGACGCGCCGATGATGCCGCCGATGATCGAGTGCGTCGTCGACACCGGCCAACCCATCCGAGTCGCCACGAGCAGCCACACGGCCGCGCCGAGGAGGGCCGCCATCATGATGAACGCGAAGTCCATCGGGTTGATCGCCACCCCGCTGAGGTCGACGATTCCGCTCTTGACCGTATCGGTGACGTCACCGCCGGCGAGCAGCGCGCCGCTGACCTCGAAGACTGCGGCGATGAGCAGTGCCTGCTTCATCGTCAGGGTGCCGGCGCCGACGGAGGTTCCGAAGGCGTTGGCGACGTCGTTGCCGCCGATGTTGAAGGCCATGAAGGCACCGAAGATGACCGTGGTGATGAGCACCATGCGGGGTGCGTCCCGGCCCACGAAGTCGAAGGACCACAGGGTGAAGGCGATGAGGGTGATCGCCAGCAGTCCGCCGAAGGCCAGATGCCAGAGGCAGTCGTTGCTGCGGCCGACGGCAGGCGGCGGAGTGTGGCGCTCCGGGGCCAGAACCTGGGTCATTCGTTCTCCTAGCGGGATTCAGTCGATGAGGCGGTGTCTGTCTGCCTCCATGATTCGCAGGTCGAATGACCGCCAGGTTACGGCGAAAGTGAATAGACGGTTAACTCCGATTCCGAGGCCCACGAAATGCTCATGCACAATCGGTAGGTTTTGCCGTGTGTTCACGCGATGTTCCAGGTCAGGTGCTATATCAGCGGGCTTTTGCGCAGCGGGCGCTTGGGTGTGCCGGAGATCGAAAGTCATGTTGTGACAATGACCACTTCGGTCCGACTTCGGTGCGCGAATCGGTGAGCAGCGGGTATGTGAGAGAGCCCGGATCCGCAATTATGCGGATCCGGGCTCTGTCGAAAAGGGGGAAAGGTCGCCGAGGCGGCCGGAGTCAGTCGATGATCTCCCCGCGGATGACATCGCCGCCGTCGTCGTCGGGACGGTTGCGGTGAGGGTCGGATTTCATCTGCCTGTCGACCTTGCGCAGTCGACGGCCGAGAGCGATGAGGGCGATGCCGACGAGGATGATGAACCCGGCGAGGGTGAAGATCAGCGCGGTCACTCCGGCGCCCGGTGCGAAGAGGAAGAAGCCGCCGAGGATGATGCCGAGGACGCCGATGACGGTGAGCGCCCACCAGGTCCTGACGCCCATCCGACGGATGAAGAAGGACATGGTGAGCGCGAGGAAGCTGAAGAAGATGATTGCGAATCCAGTCAGCACCGTGACCATGGAGGCGAACAGCATCGGGGTGAAGAAGATGAGCGCACCGAGGAGGATGAGCAGGACCGCGCGTGTGACCATGCTGCCGGTGCGGCCTCCCTGCGGTGCGAAGACGAGGGAGGAGCTGGCGATGACGGCGAGCCAGCAGGCGAAGATCCGCACCACCACCTCGGCGGAGGTGCCTGGCCAGACCATCATCAGCGCACCCATCACGAGGGCGATGACGCCGTTGACGATGACTGTTCTTCCAGTGCGCTTGAGGTCCATGCGCACAGCCTAGTCCTCGGCCTTGGACAGACGCTGAAGACGGCGGGCGAGGTCGGCGGGCAGGAGATGGGTGAGGCGGGCAGGTTCAGGCGTGCCCGAAGTGCTCCTCATGGTCGGCAGTGTCGGACCGTGCGGCCGAATCCGAGGTGGTCCGCTCCTGCTCCGGCATGTCCGAGGTGACGCGCTCCTGCTCGGGCATCAGCCCGCTGAGCTTGAACGATTCGGACATGGCATGGACGATGGCGTCGAGGTCGGCCGGGGGACTCGACGTCGTGCCCGATTCAGTCCGGTCAGCCGCCTCGGCGGGGGTGTCCGTGGTGGGTGTGACTCCTGCTTCCGTGGTCGACTTCGCTCCCGCCTCAGTGGTGGGAGGAGCCGCCGGGGTGTTGTTCTCGAGGAAGCGGAGCAACTCGACGGGGAAGGGCAGGACCAGGGTCGAGTTCCGTTCCGCGGCCACCTCGACGATGGTCTGGAGGAGGCGCAGCTGCAGGGCGGACGGGGTGTGGGCCATGGCCTCGGACGCCTTGGCGAGTTTGTTCGAGGCCTGCAGCTCACCGTCGGCGATGATGACGCGGGATCGGCGTTCGCGTTCGGCTTCGGCCTGGCGCGACATCGAGCGTTTCATTGTCTCCGGCAGGGCCACGTCCTTGATCTCGACGCGATCGATGTGGACGCCCCAGTCGACGGCGGGGCTGTCGATCATGATCGCCAGACCCTGGTTGAGGCGTTCGCGGTTGGTGAGCAGATCGTCGAGTTCGCTCTGTCCGATGATCGAACGCAGCGACGTCTGGGCGACCTGGCCGACGGCGAGCTGATAGTCCTCGACGTCGACGACGGCCTTGCGTGGGTCGACGACCTTGAAATAGATGACGGCGTCGACGCGGACGGTGACATTGTCGCGGGTGATGCCCTCCTGCGCGGGGATCGGCATTGTCACGATCTGGAGGTTGACCTTCTCGAGCTTGTCGACGAAGGGGACGATCGCAGTCATTCCGGGCGGACGGGGCTCGGCGTTGACTCTGCCGAGGCGGTAGACCACCCCGCGCTCATACTGCTTGACGATCTTCAGGCTGTTTCCCAGCGTGATTGCTCCGAGTGCGACAAGTGCGGCGAGGATACTGAGCGCCAACATGTCGAATCGCCTCCTTTGACGATTGACTGTCTGCTCCATGTTACGCCTGCGCGGCGCGGAAAGACCCGGCTCTGAGGGAATGTGGACGGTGCGTACTCAGGCTTCTCTAGCGAGCAGTCGTTTGCCGGCGGGGTAGGCATCCAGGGCTTGAGGGAGGTTGACGCGTCGGCCGGACGCGAAGGTTGCGAGCACGCGTCCGGTGCCCGGCTGATCCTCGCCGACTCCGGCGGGTTCGAGGCCGATGCGGCGCAGCGTCTGTTTGGCCACCGGCATGGGGGAGTCGAAGACGGTGAGGGCTCCGGCTCGGGCGGCCATGATCCGGTCGGCGACGAGTCCGTAGTGGGTGCAGCCGAGCACCACGGTCTCCATGCCGGGGCCCATCTGAGTGAAGGCATCCTCGATGGCGGTGTCGATCTTATTGAGATCGGCGGCGTTGATGGCCTCGGCCAGTCCGGGACAGGCGATCTTGGCCACGTGCAGGTCCGCGGCGAAGGAGTCGATGAGGTTCTGCTGATACTCACTGCCCGTGGTCGCCGGTGTCGCCCAGATAGCGAAGTCCTGGCCGGTGCCGGCGGCCATCTTCACCGCAGGCACGGTGCCGATGACGGGGATGGTCGGTTCGTAGCGGGCGCGGACGGCTTCGAGGGCCTGCACCGAGGCGGTGTTGCAGGCGATGACGATGGCATCGGGTTCCCATTCGGCGAGCACCCCAGCCGAATGCAGGGCCCGCTGTTCGAGAGTGTCGGTGCTCAGGCTGCCGTACGGGGTGAAATCCGGGTCCATCGCGAGGACGAGATCTGCGTCGGGAGCGAGGTTGAACAGTGCGTCGGCGGTGCCGAGGAGTCCGAGTCCGGAATCGAGCAGGCCGATGCGCGTCATGAAGTTCCCTTCGGGTCGGATGTCGTCGAGTGGTTGGTTTTCGACTTGGTGGTCGTCGGGTCGCCTGCGTTCGGGCCGCCGGGCTTGGTGTCGCCGGTCTTCGGAACGCCAGTCCACGGGTAGGCGAACTCCCGGATCTCCTTGAGATGGGCTTTCGTCAGGCCGTGGGCGAAGTCCGGGGCGATGAGTTTGAGGCGGTTAGGCGAGTAGTGCTTGAGGAAGTACTCGCGGGTGGCCGGCCAGGCCAGGTCGTCGTCGATCCAGATCGCACGCCCGTGTTCGTGGGTGGCCAGCCAGTCCTCCATGGCACGAGCTTTCCACCACTGCTGCGGATCGTGAGCGAAGCGATTGTGGGTCTCATCGGGCATTTCGATCACGTCGAAGGAATTGCGCAGACCGAACTTCGGTTCGAGTTCGGACTTGCATCGCTGCGACCAGGTCGAGAGCCACACGACGTCGACTTCATGGGTTTCGACGATGCGGTCGAAGAATTCGACGACGGACGGCCGGTAGTGGAGTTCGTAGTGCCACGCGTGCAGCTTCTTCCGGCCCTCGGCCATGCCGCGCAGCTTGGGAACCGGGTAGGAGTTGAGGACGCCGTCGACATCGAGGAAGACAGTGACATGGCGAGCCTGCCTGCGCGCCGACACAGGCGCTGAGGATGCTGCAGCCATCATTCCTTCCCGTGAGCTCGGGCGTGTGGCCCTCTGTTGGGGCCATTCGCGCGCTATTCTGGGGGCAGATCGCGCCGCCCGCACCAGATG encodes:
- a CDS encoding HAD domain-containing protein is translated as MAAASSAPVSARRQARHVTVFLDVDGVLNSYPVPKLRGMAEGRKKLHAWHYELHYRPSVVEFFDRIVETHEVDVVWLSTWSQRCKSELEPKFGLRNSFDVIEMPDETHNRFAHDPQQWWKARAMEDWLATHEHGRAIWIDDDLAWPATREYFLKHYSPNRLKLIAPDFAHGLTKAHLKEIREFAYPWTGVPKTGDTKPGGPNAGDPTTTKSKTNHSTTSDPKGTS
- a CDS encoding HdeD family acid-resistance protein; this translates as MDLKRTGRTVIVNGVIALVMGALMMVWPGTSAEVVVRIFACWLAVIASSSLVFAPQGGRTGSMVTRAVLLILLGALIFFTPMLFASMVTVLTGFAIIFFSFLALTMSFFIRRMGVRTWWALTVIGVLGIILGGFFLFAPGAGVTALIFTLAGFIILVGIALIALGRRLRKVDRQMKSDPHRNRPDDDGGDVIRGEIID
- a CDS encoding inorganic phosphate transporter, which translates into the protein MTQVLAPERHTPPPAVGRSNDCLWHLAFGGLLAITLIAFTLWSFDFVGRDAPRMVLITTVIFGAFMAFNIGGNDVANAFGTSVGAGTLTMKQALLIAAVFEVSGALLAGGDVTDTVKSGIVDLSGVAINPMDFAFIMMAALLGAAVWLLVATRMGWPVSTTHSIIGGIIGASLTIGFVTGSGGLAMVQWSEVGQIAISWVLSPALGGLAAFVIYGVIKKYVLGKALSHTLKPHMLAPVSAAEGSVDAQIDAATEDAPTGEGSIGTHSALQRWVPLIASAGAVIITAMLLFKGLKNLDMSVTTVGGLLIMAMIGAAVWLAVFVFAKTLRKQTVPRATYILFSWMQVFTASAFAFSHGSNDIANAVGPFAAVLDVLRTGSISGEATVPFAAMLTCGIALIVGLWFIGRKVIATVGTNLTEIHPASGFAAELAAAGIVMAASVSGLPVSSTHILIGAIIGVGLVNRSANWKLMKPIALAWIITLPAAAVIGSVGVIALRTLMG
- a CDS encoding slipin family protein gives rise to the protein MLALSILAALVALGAITLGNSLKIVKQYERGVVYRLGRVNAEPRPPGMTAIVPFVDKLEKVNLQIVTMPIPAQEGITRDNVTVRVDAVIYFKVVDPRKAVVDVEDYQLAVGQVAQTSLRSIIGQSELDDLLTNRERLNQGLAIMIDSPAVDWGVHIDRVEIKDVALPETMKRSMSRQAEAERERRSRVIIADGELQASNKLAKASEAMAHTPSALQLRLLQTIVEVAAERNSTLVLPFPVELLRFLENNTPAAPPTTEAGAKSTTEAGVTPTTDTPAEAADRTESGTTSSPPADLDAIVHAMSESFKLSGLMPEQERVTSDMPEQERTTSDSAARSDTADHEEHFGHA
- a CDS encoding glutamate racemase, whose translation is MTRIGLLDSGLGLLGTADALFNLAPDADLVLAMDPDFTPYGSLSTDTLEQRALHSAGVLAEWEPDAIVIACNTASVQALEAVRARYEPTIPVIGTVPAVKMAAGTGQDFAIWATPATTGSEYQQNLIDSFAADLHVAKIACPGLAEAINAADLNKIDTAIEDAFTQMGPGMETVVLGCTHYGLVADRIMAARAGALTVFDSPMPVAKQTLRRIGLEPAGVGEDQPGTGRVLATFASGRRVNLPQALDAYPAGKRLLAREA